The following proteins are co-located in the Eublepharis macularius isolate TG4126 chromosome 5, MPM_Emac_v1.0, whole genome shotgun sequence genome:
- the KIF14 gene encoding kinesin-like protein KIF14 produces MRGRSRLGGRILLLPRFVGNFAVQSWILRSSLLEMPIYTVPKRCYTDILGASSQKLPSENGIPKSNKFGPQVTSRASEKGRGTPPPQSLNKTEGINRTYVISACKKVGDASVVNEGKKLSLQRRTVTSKEHLDHHATQDSETTETQRRLTLQRRLRTGSNEKCKINNTHEGRTENEESLAQKSNETLFPPKCNCQDTPFVKNGLESLKGCTDIKRNSELKNDFLLNHNGSNGTGNYAPLKHSAVGAKSQNEVVSSVLLTAAKLENRTLKLAEKVNFSKQNEIGSEHKRSVKNENLERQKTPRKVIAEGIKFTAKCGPFQDAKSPAISTIRNKTTGLPVISQKKASISNPLSLSHKNGRGRENSTDTQIALLKEDAPVPNMCPKDDPFKIENSKVTVAVRVRPFSTRDKTEETLQVVSMAGQETVVHHPDTKQVYSFIFDFSFWSFDKHHDNFANQEMIYQSVAVPLLKRAFEGYNTCLFAYGQTGSGKSYTMMGFDDAERGIIPRFCEDLFTQIADTESQQTYHLEMSYFEVYNEKIHDLLVFRNENGQRKQPLRVREHPIFGPYVEDLTVNVVSSYADIQSWLQLGNKQRATAATGMNDKSSRSHSVFTLVMTQTKTDIVGKEECEHRIISRVNLIDLAGSERCSASQTSGDRLKEGVSINKSLLTLGKVISALSEQCQSRKKVFIPYRESVLTWLLKESLGGNSKTAMIATVSPAASNVEETLSTLRYAKQACFIINIAKVNEDMNAKLIQELKAEIEKLKLAQKNVQNVDPEKHRLYVQEITSLRMKLHHQEREMAEMQRAWKEKLEQAEKKKFEETMALQKAGITFKVDNSLPNFVNLNEDPQLSEVLLYMIKEGQTTVGKCKPNSDHDIQLSGVLIADDHCIIKHEEGAVSITPLGEAKTYVNGKCISGPTFLHHGDRLILGGNHYFRFNHPVEVQKVKNVSRGASLTDDSPKGFEFAKNELLAAQRAQLESEIEEARLRAKEEMMQGIQIAKEMAQQELTSQQIIYESQIKSLEVQLEKESRRKQLQEMNNQMAANKIQELEKAKRGLELEVHFNKKRLEMETLAAREALEDHTIRHAKILEALEAEKQKIAQEVQALQQSRGNRNKVDPNWSSLKLSMMIKEANTISSKLEKHTVFCRHDETDEGCGASPSLQVQVRNIRLGVATFWSLEKFEYKLAAMKEVYETNNSNKADEIFYDPMDEWEPDLSNASMSSFSRRRSRSLRKSKRISGCLSEIKLSLHNPYLPGTRSKSGSPSLDPLESFLPGICQEAISSALDVLGQTHEEEESLAQSLLATSFTIYSGVTAVMRAYEQAEECQENFFAVDQAAQSWSVRLASAFEQLVVLSRLWLSGFQKSKEFIHAYDGLREGVKHLGGYLQLLLQGGCSDLSSIVTDAQKKIMKTLKEMVKSIGHLAVLTGSDLYFPVGNKDDASNPKEELIPDLYDGLSTGLEHLLDGLQKTSRHMQDELFKWYPQNEVQNQLKNKAMALANLLEKIVSDCKKKEKPLLRREESVDQEVNKATRKAAELLELHHCLDQAYQMVTSSLQGSYRNKNPLRYFIEKICILAGNLNALCHSSASPVASACGPDSRVISSELESVAKSLVISFELEHGWSSLKLQDDCMRNTEETQLGQGGATTDWEHKGIPEQEYKLWLLPETTGEASPSRIHWV; encoded by the exons ATGCGGGGAAGGAGTCGCTTAGGGGGACGCATCCTTCTCTTGCCTCGCTTTGTCGGGAATTTCGCCGTCCAGTCATGGATTCTGCGGTCTAG CTTGCTTGAAATGCCTATCTATACTGTGCCTAAAAGATGTTATACTGATATTCTTGGTGCTTCATCACAAAAGTTACCCTCAGAAAATGGCATTCCTAAAAGCAACAAGTTTGGGCCTCAGGTTACGTCACGAGCATCAGAAAAGGGCAGAGGCACTCCACCACCACAGTCCCTGAACAAAACTGAAGGGATAAATAGAACATATGTGATTTCTGCCTGtaagaaagtgggtgatgcttCAGTGGTAAACGAAGGCAAGAAGCTGAGCCTCCAGAGAAGAACAGTGACAAGCAAAGAACACTTAGACCATCATGCCACACAGGACAGTGAAACTACAGAAACCCAGAGACGGCTAACATTACAGCGGCGCCTGAGGACTGGATCAAATGAGAAGTGTAAAATAAATAACACGCATGAAGGGAGGACAGAAAATGAAGAATCTCTAGCACAAAAGAGCAATGAAACTTTATTTCCACCAAAATGTAACTGCCAGGACACTCCATTTGTTAAAAATGGTCTTGAGTCACTCAAAGGCTGCACAGATATAAAGAGAAATTCAGAACTGAAAAATGATTTCCTTTTAAATCATAATGGTTCCAATGGTACTGGTAATTATGCTCCTTTGAAACATAGTGCAGTTGGTGCCAAGTCACAAAATGAAGTTGTTAGTTCAGTGCTCTTAACAGCTGCAAAACTTGAAAACAGGACATTAAAACTGGctgaaaaagtgaatttcagtaAGCAAAACGAGATTGGCAGTGAACACAAGAGATCTGTCAAAAATGAaaatttggaaagacaaaagaCACCAAGGAAAGTGATAGCAGAAGGAATTAAATTTACAGCAAAATGTGGACCTTTTCAGGATGCCAAAAGTCCTGCTATTTCCACCATAAGGAACAAGACAACAGGTTTACCAGTAATCTCTCAGAAGAAAGCCAGTATTTCTAATCCTCTCTCTCTAAGTCATAAAAATGGAAGGGGACGAGAAAACAGCACGGACACTCAAATTGCTTTGCTGAAAGAAGATGCTCCGGTTCCGAACATGTGCCCCAAAGATGACCCTTTCAAAATAGAAAACAGTAAAGTGACTGTGGCAGTGAGAGTACGTCCCTTCAGCACCAG AGACAAAACAGAAGAAACATTGCAGGTGGTATCTATGGCTGGACAAGagactgttgttcaccacccagataCAAAACAAGTGTACAGTTTCATTTTTGACTTTTCATTCTGGTCTTTTGATAAGCATCATGATAACTTTGCAAACCAAGAGATGATCTATCAGTCAGTGGCTGTACCTCTCCTGAAAAGAGCCTTTGAAGGATATAACACCTGCCTCTTTGCATATGGACAGACTGGCTCTGGGAAGTCCTACAC CATGATGGGATTTGATGATGCTGAACGAGGAATAATACCAAGATTTTGTGAAGATCTCTTTACTCAGATAGCAGATACGGAATCGCAGCAG ACTTACCACCTTGAGATGAGCTATTTTGAAGTCTACAATGAAAAAATTCATGATTTACTTGTCTTCAGAAATGAAAATGGACAGAGGAAACAGCCT CTTCGTGTAAGAGAACATCCAATCTTTGGACCCTATGTGGAAGATCTGACAGT GAATGTGGTCAGTTCTTATGCAGATATCCAG AGCTGGCTCCAGCTAGGAAATAAACAGAGAGCTACCGCTGCCACTGGCATGAATGACAAGAGTTCTAGGTCACATTCTGTTTTCACCCTTGTAATGACGCAAACAAAG ACCGATATTGTGGGGAAGGAGGAATGCGAACATAGAATTATCAGCCGTGTGAATCTAATAGATTTGGCAGGCAGTGAACGCTGCTCAGCATCTCAAACCAGTGGGGACAGACTGAAG GAAGGTGTGAGTATTAACAAATCCCTGTTGACTTTGGGGAAAGTTATTTCTGCACTGTCTGAGCAATGTCAGAGCAGGAAGAAAGTGTTCATTCCCTACCGTGAGTCTGTCCTTACATG GTTATTGAAGGAGAGCCTTGGTGGAAATTCCAAAACGGCTATGATTGCCACAGTAAGCCCTGCTGCCAGTAACGTGGAGGAAACTCTGAGTACCCTTCGATACGCTAAGCAAGCTTGTTTCATAATCAACATTGCCAAAGTAAATGAGGACATGAATGCTAAGTTAATCCAAG AATTAAAAGCTGAAATTGAGAAACTGAAACTGGCTCAGAAGAATGTTCAGAACGTTGACCCTGAGAAACACAGACTTTATGTGCAAGAAATAACCTCCCTGAGGATGAAGCTGcaccatcaagagagggagatgGCTGAGATGCAGAG GGCTTGGAAAGAAAAACTTGaacaagcagaaaaaaagaaatttgaagaAACAATGGCGTTACAg AAAGCAGGCATTACATTCAAGGTGGACAACAGTCTGCCTAACTTTGTCAACCTGAACGAAGACCCCCAGCTCTCGGAGGTGTTGTTGTATATGATAAAGGAAGGCCAAACTACAGTTGGAAAATGCAAGCCAAACTCAGATCATGACATTCAGCTGTCGGGAGTCTTGATTGCTGATGACCACTG CATTATCAAACACGAGGAAGGTGCTGTGAGCATTACCCCACTGGGAGAAGCAAAGACATACGTTAATGGAAAATGCATTTCAGGCCCTACGTTTCTGCATCAT GGTGACCGCCTCATTCTTGGGGGAAACCACTATTTTCGCTTTAATCATCCAGTAGAAGTTCAGAAAGTTAAAAATGTTTCTCGTGGGGCTTCCCTGACTGACGATAGCCCGAAAGGCTTTGAATTTGCCAAGAATGAATTGTTGGCTGCACAGAGGGCTCA GCTGGAATCAGAAATTGAAGAAGCACGGCTGCGAGCAAAGGAAGAAATGATGCAAGGAATCCAAATTGCTAAAGAAATGGCTCAACAAGAACTGACTTCTCAGCAAATAATTTATGAAAGCCAGATAAAATCATTGGAGGTCCAGCTG GAAAAAGAATCCCGCAGAAAACAACTGCAGGAAATGAACAATCAAATGGCCGCAAACAAAATCCAAGAGTTGGAGAAAGCAAAGCGCGGCCTCGAACTGGAGGTACACTTCAACAAGAAGCGCTTGGAAATGGAGACACTGGCGGCCAGAGAG GCACTTGAAGATCATACGATTCGTCATGCCAAGATTCTTGAAGCTCTGGAGGCTGAGAAGCAGAAAATCGCTCAGGAAGTACAAGCTCTTCAGCAAAGTCGTGGAAACAGAAATAAAG TAGACCCAAACTGGAGTTCTTTGAAACTATCCATGATGATCAAGGAGGCCAACACTATTAGTAGTAAATTAGAGAAACACACTGTTTTTTGTAG ACACGATGAAACAGATGAAGGCTGTGGTGCCAGCCCTTCTCTTCAAGTGCAGGTCCGTAACATCAGGCTGGGAGTTGCAACTTTCTGGAGTCTGGAGAAGTTTGAATACAAGTTGGCTGCAATGAAAGAAGTCTATGAG ACCAATAATAGTAACAAAGCTGATGAAATTTTTTATGATCCCATGGATGAATGGGAACCTGATCTTTCGAATGCATCCATGTCTTCCTTTTCTAGAAGGAG AAGTAGAAGTTTGAGGAAAAGCAAACGAATTTCTGGATGTTTGTCAGAGATAAAGCTGAGTCTACACAATCCATATTTACCAG GCACAAGGAGTAAATCAGGCAGCCCAAGTCTGGATCCCCTGGAATCGTTTCTTCCTGGTATTTGTCAGGAGGCGATAAGCTCTGCGCTGGATGTTTTGGGGCAGACTCACGAAGAGGAAGAGAGCCTGGCGCAAAGCCTTTTAGCAACATCGTTCACCATTTATTCTGGAGTCACTGCCGTGATGCGTGCCTATGAGCAAGCTGAAGAATGTCAAGAGAACT TTTTCGCTGTGGACCAGGCTGCTCAGTCCTGGAGCGTCAGACTTGCTTCTGCCTTTGAACAGCTTGTGGTTCTGAGCAGGCTGTGGTTGAGTGGTTTCCAGAAAAGCAAGGAATTTATACACGCTTATGATGGACTAAGAGAAGGTGTAAAACATTTGGGAGGATATTTGCAATTGCTGTTGCAG GGTGGGTGTTCAGATTTGTCTTCGATAGTCACAGATGCACagaagaaaataatgaagacaCTGAAAGAAATGGTAAAAAGCATAGGACACTTGGCAGTACTTACAGGGTCGGACCTGTATTTTCCAGTAGGAAATAAAGATGATGCAAGCAATCCAAAG GAAGAACTGATACCTGACCTCTATGATGGTCTAAGCACAGGACTGGAACATCTTTTAGACGGCCTACAGAAAACATCTAGGCACATGCAGGATGAACTCTTCAAATGGTACCCACAAAATGAG GTCCAAAATCAGCTAAAGAATAAAGCTATGGCTTTGGCTAACCTCCTTGAAAAGATCGTGTCTGATTGTAAAAAG AAAGAAAAACCTCTATTAAGGAGAGAAGAATCTGTTGATCAGGAGGTGAATAAAGCAACCAGGAAAGCTGCCGAATTGTTGGAGCTTCATCATTGTCTAGATCAAGCCTACCAGATGGTTACTTCTTCGTTACAAG GATCATACAGAAACAAAAATCCACTCAGGTATTTTATAGAAAAAATTTGCATCTTAGCTGGGAATCTTAATGCTCTCTGCCATTCATCTGCTTCACCTGTTGCTTCGGCTTGTGGTCCTGATTCTCGTGTAATCAGTAGTGAACTGGAATCTGTGGCAAAGTCTCTTGTTATAAGTTTTGAACTCGAACATGGTTGGAGCTCGCTGAAACTTCAAGATGACTGTATGAGAAATACCGAAGAGACGCAACTTGGACAAGGTGGAGCTACGACAGATTGGGAGCATAAAGGAATTCCAGAACAAGAATACAAACTTTGGCTTCTACCCGAGACCACGGGAGAAGCTTCCCCTAGTAGAATTCATTGGGTATGA